GCTCGGCTTGGTCCGCGCCGCTGCCCTCTTCGCGGCTGCCGTCGTGTCTGACTCGACGCAGGTGCGTTCATGCCTGATGCCGACCAGATCGCGACCCGGGCGACGGTCAGCGCGTCCGTGTCCCGGGAAGGGCAGCCGGACGCTTTGGCTCGCGCGGGTTTCGCGCTGGCCGTGGCTGCGCTGGCCGTCGTCTTCTGGTTCTTCGCCGCCGTTGTGCTGCTCAAGGGGCTGACCGATCGGGTGCCGGAGTGGGTGGCGGCGTCGGGGACGTTCATCGCTTCCGTGGCCACGCTGATCGCGTTATCTCTCGGGCTCGTCTTGGTGGCTGTCGCGAGCCTGAGGGAGGCAAGACTGCCCGTCTGGGCGCGCCCTCTGCCCCTGGTCGCCACCGCGCTGTTGGTGGCGGTACCGGTCTTCACCGCGCTGGTTCCCGAGGGGGGAGCGGAGGGGCAAGTGGCTGCCGTCCTGTCGGCCGCTTCCGGCGTCGCCTGGGCCGCCTACGTCATGGGGATGGGCTCAGCCCTCGAGACCGGATCCGAGCTGTGATCGATCCCATGGCGGTGCTGGATGCGCCATGCTCAAGTCAGCGTCGGTCTGCATCCGTAGAGGCGCCCGTGCGCACGCCCGCCGACGCCGACCGTGTCGAGCACGCCTTCGAGCACCCCGAAGGTCGCGTTCAGCCACGTGTACCGCTCGTCGCCGGTCCGGAACCGGAACGTGGTCACGAACACCCGGGCCTGATCCTCAGCACGCAACGTGGCGACCCCGTCCAGCTCGACCCACACCCGCGCCCCATCGGCGGTGTCCAGCACCCCCCGCAACGTCGGCAGGTTGACGTTGTCGGTGCGACGAGCCGCCAGGTTGGTGAGCCGTAGGGACCCGCTGAGCCGTTCCCCCGTGAGCGAGCCTTCCATGGTCCCGTACAGCTGACCCCCGGCGTCATAGTCCAACGACTCCAGGGTCACGTACGTCAGGTCGACGTCGGACAGTTCCACGAGCTCCATCTGCTTCTCCTCCCCGGCGGGTGCGGTCGAGCCGTTCAGCGGCCCTCCGACGAGCGGCCCGCCATCTTCCTCACGGCCGCATCGATGCTCTCATCGACCACCTCGACCGGCTCGATGTACAGCCGGCCCCAGATCATGCGGCCGTCCCGCACCCCGGCGACGATCACGCCAGCCATGTCCAACGCTTCGCCGTCCGCACGGGTCCCCGTCCATCGCCACTCGGACCACTCCTGCCCGTCTTCCT
This sequence is a window from Actinomycetota bacterium. Protein-coding genes within it:
- a CDS encoding DUF3237 domain-containing protein produces the protein MELVELSDVDLTYVTLESLDYDAGGQLYGTMEGSLTGERLSGSLRLTNLAARRTDNVNLPTLRGVLDTADGARVWVELDGVATLRAEDQARVFVTTFRFRTGDERYTWLNATFGVLEGVLDTVGVGGRAHGRLYGCRPTLT
- a CDS encoding nuclear transport factor 2 family protein — protein: MSVAVRLRDAMNAHDLEAFLACFHEDYQSEQPVHPGRGFGGREQVRANWSTIFAGVPDFAAELRSSCEEDGQEWSEWRWTGTRADGEALDMAGVIVAGVRDGRMIWGRLYIEPVEVVDESIDAAVRKMAGRSSEGR